Proteins encoded within one genomic window of Deltaproteobacteria bacterium:
- the hpt gene encoding hypoxanthine phosphoribosyltransferase, whose translation MPAPVKKERLYSQREIQKRVKELARTISEDYRKEDLILIGVLKGAFVFLSDLARNLSIPVKLDFVRLASYGSQSQSQGEIRLTKSIEIPIKDKHVLVVEDIVDSGLTLKFLLEFLKKENPQSVRICALIDKSERREVQVPVDYIGFSIPKGFIVGYGLDFDEQYRHLPGLYHLHF comes from the coding sequence ATGCCAGCTCCGGTCAAAAAAGAACGCTTATATTCTCAGCGTGAGATTCAAAAAAGGGTTAAAGAATTGGCCCGAACCATTTCTGAAGATTACCGGAAAGAGGATCTTATCCTGATCGGCGTCTTGAAAGGGGCCTTTGTATTCCTGTCCGATCTGGCCAGAAATCTTTCCATTCCTGTCAAATTGGATTTTGTCCGATTGGCCAGTTACGGCAGTCAAAGTCAAAGCCAGGGGGAAATCCGGCTCACTAAATCTATTGAAATCCCCATTAAAGACAAACACGTCCTGGTGGTCGAAGACATCGTAGACAGCGGATTGACCTTGAAATTCTTATTGGAATTCCTGAAAAAAGAAAACCCTCAATCGGTCCGTATTTGTGCCTTAATCGACAAAAGCGAACGACGGGAAGTCCAGGTCCCTGTCGATTATATAGGATTTTCAATCCCCAAAGGGTTTATTGTGGGCTACGGGCTGGATTTTGATGAACAATATCGTCACCTCCCCGGGCTCTATCACTTGCATTTTTAA